In a genomic window of Methylovirgula sp. 4M-Z18:
- a CDS encoding valine--tRNA ligase — protein sequence MMEKTFDPAAVESRIAAAWEAAGAFKSGRPERAGADPYCIVIPPPNVTGNLHMGHALNNTLQDILCRFERMRGKDVLWQPGTDHAGIATQMVVERQLAARQQPGRRELGREKFVEKVWAWKNESGGEIINQLKRLGASCDWSRERFTMDEGLSKAVLKVFVQLYKQGLIYKDKRLVNWDPKFQSAISDIEVQQVEVKGNLWHFKYPVVDADGRETGEFVVVATTRPETMLGDTAVAVHPDDARYRHLQGHNVRLPLVGRLIPVVADEYSDPEKGTGAVKITPAHDFNDFEVGKRHKLPIINVLDSEAKLELKGNQAFLDGLPASHELDDVLALDGLPREQARKRIVAMMEAAELLDKIEPHTHQVPHGDRSGVVIEPWLTPQWYVDAYTLVQPAIKTVQDGESIFIPKNWEKTFFEWVNNIEPWCISRQLWWGHQIPAWYDADGNIFVAETAEEAAAEARAKHGRDVELTRDEDVLDTWFSSALWPFSTLGWPDRTPELKRYYPTNTLVTGFDIIFFWVARMMMMSLHFMGEIPFKDIYLHALVRDEKGAKMSKSKGNGIDPLDIMDGIELDELVQKRVEGLPNQADGPKVASETRKQYPNGIPQMGADALRFYLAAMAAQGRDVKLSVPRIDGYRSFATKLWNAARFAEHYDCVRVEGFDPSNVNETLNKWILGETAKAVAEVTASLEAFRFNDAANAAYRFIWNILCDWHVEFAKPVLQGPDGPAKDEARATIAFVLDQAVKLLHPFMPFLTEELWAAFAERAGVAELSGDQLLTLAPWPDLAGLANAAAEAEIGWLVDLISEIRSVRSEMNVPAGAKIPLVLVGADAALQARARTWQDILLFLARLSDISFADAAPGHSIQMVVRGANVALPLEGVIDFAAEGARLDKEIAKLNGEIRQIDGKLNNEAFVAKAPEEVVEEQRERRDDASARVAKLTAARERLRA from the coding sequence ATGATGGAAAAGACTTTCGACCCCGCTGCCGTGGAAAGCCGTATCGCGGCCGCATGGGAAGCCGCTGGCGCCTTCAAATCAGGACGGCCGGAGCGGGCGGGGGCCGACCCCTATTGCATCGTCATTCCGCCGCCGAACGTCACCGGCAATCTGCACATGGGCCATGCCCTGAACAACACGCTGCAGGACATCCTGTGCCGGTTCGAGCGGATGCGCGGCAAGGACGTGCTCTGGCAGCCCGGCACCGACCACGCCGGCATCGCGACGCAGATGGTGGTCGAGCGCCAGCTCGCCGCGCGGCAGCAGCCGGGGCGGCGCGAACTCGGCCGCGAAAAATTCGTCGAAAAAGTGTGGGCCTGGAAGAACGAATCCGGCGGCGAGATCATCAATCAGTTGAAGCGCCTGGGCGCCTCCTGCGATTGGTCGCGCGAGCGCTTCACCATGGATGAGGGCCTCTCCAAGGCGGTGCTCAAAGTCTTCGTGCAGCTCTACAAGCAGGGGCTGATCTACAAGGACAAGCGGCTCGTCAATTGGGACCCGAAATTCCAGTCCGCGATCTCGGACATCGAAGTTCAGCAGGTCGAGGTCAAAGGCAACCTCTGGCATTTTAAATATCCGGTCGTCGATGCGGATGGCCGCGAGACCGGCGAGTTCGTCGTCGTCGCGACCACGCGGCCCGAAACCATGCTCGGCGATACCGCCGTCGCGGTGCATCCGGATGACGCGCGCTATCGCCACCTGCAAGGCCACAATGTGCGCCTGCCGTTGGTCGGTCGCCTCATTCCGGTCGTCGCGGACGAATATTCCGATCCGGAAAAAGGCACCGGCGCGGTGAAGATCACGCCCGCCCACGACTTCAACGACTTCGAGGTCGGTAAGCGGCATAAATTGCCGATTATCAATGTGTTGGATTCGGAAGCTAAGCTTGAGCTGAAAGGCAATCAGGCGTTCCTGGACGGCCTTCCGGCGTCACACGAACTGGACGACGTGCTCGCCCTCGACGGCCTGCCGCGCGAACAGGCGCGCAAGCGTATCGTCGCCATGATGGAGGCGGCCGAGCTTCTCGATAAGATCGAGCCGCATACCCATCAGGTGCCGCACGGCGACCGCTCCGGTGTGGTGATCGAGCCTTGGCTCACGCCGCAATGGTATGTCGATGCCTATACGCTGGTGCAGCCGGCGATCAAAACGGTCCAGGACGGCGAGAGCATCTTCATCCCGAAGAACTGGGAGAAGACCTTCTTCGAATGGGTCAACAATATCGAGCCCTGGTGCATTTCGCGCCAGCTCTGGTGGGGCCATCAGATCCCGGCCTGGTACGACGCGGACGGTAATATTTTCGTCGCCGAGACCGCGGAGGAGGCCGCCGCCGAGGCGCGGGCCAAGCACGGCCGTGACGTTGAACTTACCCGCGATGAGGACGTGCTCGACACCTGGTTTTCATCGGCGCTCTGGCCGTTCTCGACGCTCGGCTGGCCCGACCGCACGCCCGAATTGAAGCGCTATTATCCGACCAATACGCTGGTCACCGGCTTCGACATCATCTTCTTCTGGGTCGCGCGGATGATGATGATGAGCCTGCATTTCATGGGCGAAATCCCGTTCAAGGACATCTACCTGCATGCGCTCGTCCGCGATGAGAAGGGCGCCAAGATGTCGAAGTCGAAAGGCAACGGCATCGATCCGCTCGACATCATGGATGGCATCGAGCTGGATGAACTCGTTCAAAAGCGCGTCGAAGGCCTGCCCAATCAGGCCGACGGGCCGAAGGTCGCCTCCGAGACCCGCAAGCAATATCCCAACGGCATTCCGCAGATGGGCGCTGACGCCTTGCGCTTCTACCTCGCCGCCATGGCGGCGCAGGGGCGCGATGTCAAGCTCTCCGTGCCCCGTATCGACGGGTATCGCAGCTTTGCCACCAAGCTCTGGAATGCGGCGCGGTTTGCCGAACATTACGATTGCGTGCGCGTGGAGGGGTTCGATCCGTCCAACGTCAACGAGACCCTTAACAAGTGGATCCTTGGCGAGACCGCCAAGGCGGTGGCCGAAGTCACCGCGTCGCTGGAGGCGTTCCGGTTCAACGATGCCGCCAATGCCGCCTACCGCTTCATCTGGAACATCCTATGCGATTGGCACGTGGAATTCGCGAAACCGGTGCTGCAAGGGCCGGACGGGCCTGCAAAAGACGAGGCGCGGGCGACCATCGCCTTTGTGCTCGATCAGGCGGTGAAATTGCTGCATCCGTTCATGCCGTTCCTCACCGAGGAATTGTGGGCGGCCTTTGCCGAGCGCGCCGGTGTCGCTGAGCTCAGCGGCGATCAGCTTCTGACGCTCGCGCCCTGGCCGGATCTCGCTGGGCTGGCGAACGCCGCAGCGGAGGCGGAAATCGGCTGGCTCGTCGATCTCATCTCCGAGATCCGTTCGGTGCGCAGCGAAATGAACGTTCCGGCCGGCGCGAAGATCCCGCTCGTGCTGGTCGGCGCGGACGCTGCTTTGCAGGCCCGTGCACGCACCTGGCAGGACATTTTACTGTTCCTCGCCCGCCTGTCCGACATTTCCTTTGCCGATGCGGCGCCGGGTCATTCGATTCAGATGGTCGTACGCGGCGCCAATGTGGCGCTGCCGCTTGAAGGCGTGATTGATTTTGCCGCTGAGGGGGCGCGGCTCGACAAGGAAATCGCCAAGCTCAACGGCGAGATCCGTCAGATCGACGGCAAGCTCAACAACGAGGCTTTCGTCGCCAAGGCGCCGGAAGAGGTGGTGGAAGAGCAGCGCGAGCGGCGTGACGACGCCAGCGCGCGGGTCGCGAAGCTTACTGCGGCGCGAGAGCGCCTCAGGGCGTAA
- a CDS encoding HAD-IA family hydrolase, translating to MTGTPPLLVFDLDGTLAETAGDLFAALNVVLAQEGCPQLPVEEARSLLGAGGRVLIQRGLAEVGRSVTPERLEELFSLFLAHYNAHIADHSFLFPGLVPSLDKFEQAGWGFSICTNKMEQSAHKLMKALGAAHRFRFICGQDTFGVGKPNPLPLIKTIEASGGTLRRSIMIGDSRTDIDTAKAAGIPVVAVDFGYTDLPVATFNPDKVISHFDDLWDAVAEIELVTP from the coding sequence ATGACCGGCACACCTCCTCTCCTCGTTTTCGATCTCGACGGTACTTTGGCCGAAACGGCGGGCGATCTCTTTGCGGCCCTCAACGTCGTCCTGGCACAAGAAGGCTGCCCGCAATTGCCCGTCGAAGAGGCCCGCTCGCTGCTCGGCGCCGGCGGACGCGTTCTCATTCAACGCGGGTTGGCGGAAGTCGGCCGCAGCGTGACGCCGGAGAGGCTCGAGGAGCTTTTCTCCCTCTTCCTCGCGCACTACAACGCCCATATCGCCGACCACAGCTTCCTGTTTCCAGGGCTAGTGCCGTCGCTCGACAAGTTCGAACAAGCCGGCTGGGGTTTTTCCATCTGCACCAATAAGATGGAGCAGTCCGCTCACAAATTGATGAAAGCACTCGGTGCCGCCCATCGCTTCCGCTTCATCTGCGGCCAGGACACGTTCGGTGTCGGCAAGCCAAATCCCCTGCCGCTGATCAAAACCATCGAGGCCTCGGGCGGCACGCTGCGCCGAAGCATCATGATCGGCGATTCCCGCACCGACATCGACACGGCGAAAGCCGCCGGCATTCCGGTCGTGGCGGTGGATTTCGGCTATACGGACCTGCCGGTGGCAACGTTCAACCCGGACAAGGTGATCTCGCATTTCGACGACCTCTGGGATGCGGTCGCCGAAATCGAGTTGGTTACGCCCTGA
- a CDS encoding MAPEG family protein: protein MTPDLMYLVWSAALTVAMVLVAVFAAMMQVGLPALAGNRDDMPPLTGFAGRAERLHLNMLQNLPLFAILVLAAAVTNRADGVTALGASLFFWARVVHGVFYLIGVPWLRTMAWCVSIVGLVLIFVRLI, encoded by the coding sequence ATGACGCCTGATCTGATGTATTTGGTATGGTCCGCCGCTCTGACAGTGGCGATGGTTCTCGTTGCCGTGTTCGCCGCCATGATGCAGGTCGGCTTGCCCGCCCTCGCGGGCAACCGGGACGACATGCCGCCGCTGACCGGCTTTGCCGGCCGCGCCGAACGGCTGCACCTGAACATGCTGCAGAACCTCCCCCTGTTTGCCATTCTGGTCCTGGCCGCCGCGGTCACCAACCGGGCGGATGGCGTGACTGCTCTTGGGGCCAGCCTTTTCTTTTGGGCACGCGTGGTCCACGGGGTGTTTTATTTGATTGGCGTGCCTTGGCTGCGGACCATGGCTTGGTGCGTTTCCATCGTCGGCTTGGTGCTGATCTTCGTGCGGCTTATCTAG
- a CDS encoding NAD-dependent succinate-semialdehyde dehydrogenase, with translation MQLNDPTLLKSQSLIDGRWLGLGTVPVTNPATGEEITRVPAFGAAETTQAIEYAGAAFKLWSKKTGKERAAILRKWFDLIIANKEDIALIMTSEQGKPLAEARGEVEYGAAFVEYYAEEAKRIYGETIPSHRADARIIVQKQPIGVIAAITPWNFPLAMITRKVAPALAVGCTAVVKPAMETPLTALAVAELAVRAGVPAGVFNILTGKASEIGKVMCEHPLVRAISFTGSTEIGKLLMRQAASTVKKVGLELGGNAPFIVFDDADLDAAVQGAMISKFRNMGQTCVCANRIYVQDGVYEAFTAKLAAEVAKMKVGDGVEDGVTQGPLINQAAIDKVEEHVADAVANGGKILVGGKRHALGGTFYQPTVISDVTPKMKVAKEETFGPLAPVFRFKDEAEVIQFANDTEYGLAAYFYARDLGRVFRVAEELEYGMVGINSGAISTELAPFGGVKESGIGREGSRHGTEEFVEMKYLLVAGLDR, from the coding sequence ATGCAGCTCAATGATCCCACCCTTCTGAAGAGCCAATCCCTGATCGACGGGCGCTGGCTAGGCCTCGGCACGGTCCCGGTCACCAATCCGGCGACAGGCGAGGAAATCACCCGCGTGCCCGCCTTCGGTGCCGCGGAGACGACCCAGGCGATCGAGTATGCCGGCGCGGCGTTCAAGCTCTGGTCGAAGAAGACCGGCAAGGAACGCGCCGCGATCCTGCGTAAATGGTTCGATCTGATCATCGCCAATAAGGAAGACATCGCCCTGATCATGACCTCCGAGCAGGGCAAGCCGCTCGCCGAGGCGCGCGGCGAGGTCGAATATGGCGCTGCCTTCGTCGAATATTATGCCGAAGAGGCGAAGCGCATCTATGGCGAGACGATCCCCTCACATCGCGCCGATGCGCGGATCATCGTGCAGAAACAACCGATTGGCGTCATTGCGGCGATCACGCCGTGGAATTTCCCGCTCGCGATGATCACCCGCAAGGTCGCCCCGGCGCTCGCCGTCGGCTGCACGGCGGTGGTCAAGCCAGCGATGGAAACGCCGTTGACGGCGCTGGCCGTGGCGGAGCTCGCGGTCCGGGCCGGCGTGCCGGCCGGCGTCTTCAATATCCTGACCGGCAAGGCGTCCGAGATCGGCAAGGTCATGTGCGAGCATCCGCTGGTGCGCGCCATCAGCTTCACCGGCTCGACCGAGATCGGCAAATTGCTGATGCGCCAGGCTGCCTCGACCGTGAAGAAGGTCGGCCTCGAATTGGGCGGCAACGCGCCGTTCATCGTCTTTGACGATGCGGATCTCGATGCCGCCGTGCAGGGCGCCATGATCTCGAAATTCCGCAACATGGGCCAGACCTGCGTCTGCGCCAACCGCATCTATGTGCAGGACGGCGTTTACGAGGCCTTCACTGCCAAGCTCGCCGCGGAAGTCGCCAAGATGAAGGTCGGCGACGGCGTCGAGGACGGCGTCACACAGGGACCGTTGATCAATCAGGCCGCGATCGACAAGGTCGAGGAACATGTGGCCGATGCGGTCGCCAACGGCGGCAAGATTTTGGTTGGCGGCAAGCGCCACGCTTTGGGCGGCACCTTCTATCAGCCGACCGTGATTTCGGACGTGACGCCGAAGATGAAAGTGGCGAAGGAAGAGACATTCGGCCCGCTCGCGCCGGTGTTCCGCTTCAAGGACGAAGCGGAAGTCATTCAGTTCGCCAACGACACGGAATACGGTCTCGCCGCCTATTTCTATGCGCGTGATTTGGGCCGCGTTTTCCGGGTCGCGGAAGAGCTTGAATATGGTATGGTCGGCATCAATTCGGGCGCCATTTCCACCGAGCTTGCTCCGTTCGGCGGCGTCAAGGAATCTGGTATCGGCCGCGAAGGGTCGCGCCACGGCACTGAGGAATTCGTCGAAATGAAGTATTTGCTGGTTGCGGGGCTCGATCGTTGA
- the rpiA gene encoding ribose-5-phosphate isomerase RpiA has translation MSSDDLKRQAALEAAKLIEPGMRLGLGTGSTAKHLVDALGAMVADGLKVVCVPTSEGTRKQAESLGIPLTTLDETPELDLTIDGADEFDPSLRLIKGGGGALVREKIVAVASARMVVITDVSKEVPVLGRFPLPVEVNPFGLESTRRQILKVLNAAGHDCPVVLRRTPTGGVYVTDGGHYILDCPLGQIADPEALSMALFRVPGVVEHGLFLGLAKAVIVADDTGLRIIGNPA, from the coding sequence TTGAGCTCTGACGATCTGAAACGGCAGGCGGCCCTCGAGGCCGCCAAATTGATTGAGCCCGGCATGCGCCTCGGGCTCGGCACCGGTTCGACCGCCAAGCATCTCGTTGATGCGCTCGGTGCGATGGTGGCGGATGGGCTCAAAGTGGTGTGCGTGCCGACCTCCGAGGGCACGCGCAAACAGGCGGAATCCCTAGGCATTCCGCTCACCACATTGGACGAAACGCCGGAACTTGATCTCACCATCGACGGTGCGGACGAATTCGATCCGTCCTTGCGTCTGATCAAGGGCGGCGGCGGCGCGCTCGTGCGCGAGAAAATCGTGGCAGTGGCGTCCGCCCGCATGGTGGTGATCACCGATGTGTCGAAGGAAGTGCCGGTGCTCGGCCGCTTTCCCCTGCCGGTCGAGGTCAACCCGTTTGGTCTCGAATCGACCCGCCGTCAGATTCTCAAAGTGCTCAATGCCGCCGGCCACGATTGCCCCGTCGTTCTGCGCCGCACGCCCACGGGCGGTGTGTACGTGACTGACGGTGGCCATTACATCCTCGATTGCCCGCTCGGCCAGATTGCCGATCCCGAGGCGCTGTCCATGGCGCTCTTCCGGGTGCCGGGGGTGGTGGAGCACGGGCTTTTCCTCGGCCTTGCCAAAGCGGTGATCGTCGCCGACGACACGGGCTTGCGCATCATCGGCAATCCGGCGTAA
- a CDS encoding DUF2059 domain-containing protein, translating to MTSFKFICRPAVALSIGVIALGLTGAAMAQQAAPAPQSAAAPAQPQPSAAQIELGRQLVVASGLSRSFDNMIPLLGAQFIRTFSARRPEIANDIDAAVKATMPAMELRREQILTTLGTIQAQNMSEQELKDTIAFFNSPSGKKYVEAQPAMVDGVALAIDDWTNKLSADMLQLVRDELKKKNIDF from the coding sequence GTGACCAGTTTCAAATTCATTTGCCGCCCGGCGGTTGCTCTGTCGATCGGTGTCATTGCCCTTGGTTTGACGGGCGCCGCGATGGCGCAACAAGCTGCACCGGCTCCGCAATCGGCGGCAGCTCCCGCTCAGCCGCAGCCGTCGGCAGCGCAGATCGAGCTTGGCAGGCAATTGGTTGTCGCGTCGGGCCTCAGTCGATCGTTCGACAACATGATTCCGCTCCTCGGCGCGCAATTCATCCGTACCTTCAGCGCCCGGCGGCCCGAAATTGCCAATGACATCGATGCGGCCGTCAAAGCGACGATGCCGGCGATGGAGCTACGCCGGGAACAGATTCTCACGACGCTGGGGACAATCCAGGCGCAGAATATGAGCGAACAAGAACTGAAGGATACGATCGCCTTCTTCAACTCGCCGTCAGGCAAGAAATATGTGGAGGCCCAGCCGGCGATGGTCGACGGCGTTGCCCTCGCGATCGACGATTGGACCAACAAGCTATCCGCGGACATGCTGCAACTCGTGCGCGACGAGCTGAAGAAGAAGAATATTGATTTCTAA
- a CDS encoding O-antigen ligase family protein produces MADTRDMPMPGKVGLYCKTSLIVLFGLLLPFAMALANKSAPAVLVAAALAGAGALAAESSWQEVKASLAAIFSRSIACGVLGFVALGVLSFVWSIDRAQTWRTLSETVPVLIAGLVVLIAARRFAEPRDALWLVIGLCLAAVFIDIEAATNMALHHAVHARDRISDLKPSSDVISMLFWPAAFWLTNRPGATRRDWIAIGVFGLFCFVSVVYAGGGTAKFGFGAGLAAFVLSWFWPRVTLAAIAVVGLFLLVVAPFAGKLGNDIVSTQVQRWFDHANMHASERFLIWEVFGADVAFHPLLGHGFGVSRSIYSAGADSQTVYVSFGGKPTYDFRPHVADVLEWVRTGENGGRDVPHPHNGFLQIWVESGVLGALVVAALFGLVLRRIAKLRQPALPVAAAILATALEICLVGFGIWQAWWIAIVFSAVIWFEIVQPQDAKDEMH; encoded by the coding sequence ATGGCCGACACCAGGGACATGCCGATGCCGGGTAAGGTCGGCTTGTATTGCAAGACGAGCTTGATCGTCTTGTTCGGCTTGTTGCTGCCGTTCGCCATGGCGCTCGCCAATAAATCGGCGCCGGCGGTGCTCGTCGCGGCAGCGCTTGCAGGAGCGGGTGCGCTCGCGGCGGAATCTAGCTGGCAGGAGGTCAAGGCCAGCCTGGCGGCGATTTTCTCGCGTTCGATCGCGTGCGGCGTGCTCGGCTTCGTTGCGCTTGGCGTCCTGAGCTTCGTCTGGTCGATCGACCGCGCCCAAACCTGGCGCACGCTGAGCGAGACGGTGCCGGTTCTGATCGCCGGACTCGTCGTTCTCATCGCGGCACGCCGTTTTGCCGAGCCGCGCGACGCGCTTTGGCTCGTCATCGGGCTTTGCCTGGCTGCGGTTTTCATCGACATCGAAGCGGCGACCAATATGGCACTGCATCATGCCGTCCACGCGCGCGACCGGATTTCCGACTTAAAGCCGAGTTCCGACGTCATTTCGATGCTGTTCTGGCCGGCGGCATTCTGGCTCACCAACCGGCCGGGGGCGACGCGCCGCGATTGGATAGCGATAGGCGTCTTTGGTCTCTTTTGCTTTGTTTCGGTCGTCTACGCGGGTGGCGGCACGGCGAAATTCGGCTTTGGCGCCGGTTTGGCCGCCTTCGTGTTGAGTTGGTTTTGGCCGCGCGTGACTTTGGCGGCCATTGCGGTCGTCGGCTTGTTTCTTCTGGTTGTCGCGCCTTTTGCCGGCAAACTGGGGAATGACATCGTCTCGACGCAGGTGCAGCGCTGGTTCGACCACGCCAATATGCACGCCTCGGAGCGCTTCTTGATTTGGGAAGTGTTCGGCGCCGACGTGGCCTTTCATCCGCTCCTAGGCCATGGTTTTGGCGTCAGCCGTTCGATCTACAGCGCCGGAGCCGACAGCCAGACTGTCTATGTAAGTTTCGGCGGCAAGCCGACTTACGATTTCCGCCCGCATGTCGCGGACGTGTTGGAATGGGTCCGCACCGGCGAGAATGGGGGCCGCGATGTGCCGCATCCGCATAATGGCTTTCTGCAGATCTGGGTCGAATCTGGTGTGCTCGGCGCCCTGGTGGTCGCCGCCCTGTTCGGCCTCGTGCTGCGGCGTATCGCCAAGCTACGGCAACCCGCGCTTCCAGTTGCCGCGGCCATACTCGCAACGGCTTTAGAAATATGCCTAGTCGGCTTTGGCATCTGGCAAGCCTGGTGGATCGCGATCGTGTTTTCCGCCGTGATCTGGTTTGAGATCGTGCAGCCTCAAGACGCGAAAGATGAGATGCACTAG
- a CDS encoding lysophospholipid acyltransferase family protein, translating into MPHQTQPEKAVRGTRAISSSLLTELKYRIEYGTFRLLAWVARALPLELGADISAAGWRLVAPRLKRHKRALAHLAMAFPDMPAAERERIARAMWDNLGRVFVEFFHLDDFVTSDRITFADPNWQENYALPGSSGVVCAPHLGNWEVIVLAANRLGLTPGGIYQRIKNPYVDAYVTKMRTPLYPGGLFAKGGVGARQLLRHTKNGGTAAVLADLRGHREISVPFFGHQAPTTSFPAVVARTLDVPILIGAAVRSGKSRFKFELELVPVARTADKDADIVTTSAAIQAAFERMVRKYPEQWMWSHRRWG; encoded by the coding sequence ATGCCGCATCAGACGCAGCCTGAAAAAGCTGTTAGAGGAACCCGCGCGATTTCCAGCTCGCTCTTGACCGAACTCAAATACCGCATCGAATATGGCACCTTTCGTCTGTTGGCATGGGTTGCACGTGCGCTTCCCTTGGAGCTGGGTGCGGATATTTCGGCCGCCGGATGGCGATTGGTCGCGCCGCGCCTGAAACGGCATAAGCGGGCGCTGGCCCATTTGGCCATGGCCTTTCCCGATATGCCTGCGGCAGAGCGCGAGCGGATTGCCCGCGCCATGTGGGACAATCTCGGCCGCGTCTTCGTCGAATTTTTTCACCTTGACGATTTCGTGACCAGCGACCGCATCACCTTCGCCGACCCCAATTGGCAGGAGAACTACGCTCTGCCCGGTTCGAGCGGCGTCGTCTGCGCGCCGCATCTGGGCAATTGGGAAGTGATCGTGCTCGCCGCGAACCGGCTGGGCCTCACGCCGGGCGGCATCTATCAGCGGATCAAAAATCCCTACGTCGATGCCTATGTGACGAAAATGCGCACCCCGCTCTATCCGGGCGGGCTGTTTGCCAAGGGCGGCGTCGGCGCGCGCCAGTTGCTGCGGCATACGAAGAATGGCGGCACGGCTGCAGTCCTCGCCGATCTGCGCGGACACCGGGAAATCTCCGTGCCCTTCTTCGGTCATCAGGCGCCGACGACCTCTTTTCCCGCTGTTGTCGCGCGGACATTGGATGTGCCGATTCTCATTGGTGCGGCGGTGCGCAGCGGCAAGAGCCGGTTCAAATTCGAGCTGGAGCTTGTGCCCGTTGCCCGGACCGCGGACAAGGATGCCGACATCGTCACGACGTCCGCTGCGATCCAGGCGGCCTTCGAACGCATGGTCCGCAAATATCCCGAACAATGGATGTGGTCCCATCGCCGTTGGGGGTGA
- the asnB gene encoding asparagine synthase (glutamine-hydrolyzing): MLYIFVLSHFRCADRRFLTEKSCNFSGKCSSDGVAHLCGIAGIMVCEGQKVAPHILDRLEKALFHRGPDHTGRYDDGRVALLNTRLAIIDLATGNQPFEAADGTVLVANCEIYNDPAIRERLPEAPYKSKSDAESALQLYRHEGPEFARDLRGMYATAIFDKSKSQLILSRDPFGIKQLYYTITPGYFAFASEAQALIAAGLAERGLNPQKRSELLQLKFTTGSETIFPGIHRLLPGETLLVQNAQIVKRTRQVLPSASEAGKAKPQSNHLQALNDVLTDSVHAHIRSDVPYGLFLSGGIDSSVLLTLMTRLTANPITALTAVFPDTQATDEGAAAEKVAKAARADHHRVEVTQEDFWHLSPAVAAALDDPTTDAAALPTFKLARFARSLGLKVVLSGEGSDEVFGGYSRYRRAALLWGLFARKSRSSGVFRDAPEDTFKGWRDGLAKTETADNLAGLTATQRLQAIDCAEWLPNDLLVKLDRCLMAFGIEGRTPFLDPIVSPFAFALPDRLKVRRKFGKWLLREWLSTAMPQAEAFSRKKGFNPPVGEWIELHKAKLVELVLAQPGIAEMEIGDLVRSNLMNATRNSQAAWSLLFYALWHSHHILGVDSSGSIGDVLSAAARSG; encoded by the coding sequence TTGCTCTACATCTTTGTTTTGTCGCATTTTCGCTGCGCGGACCGTCGGTTCTTAACCGAAAAGTCGTGCAACTTTTCTGGAAAATGCTCTAGTGACGGAGTAGCTCATTTGTGCGGCATTGCAGGAATCATGGTTTGTGAGGGACAGAAAGTCGCCCCTCATATACTCGACCGCTTGGAGAAAGCGCTGTTCCATCGGGGGCCGGACCATACAGGCCGCTATGATGACGGCAGGGTTGCGCTCCTCAACACGCGGTTGGCGATCATCGATCTTGCGACCGGCAATCAGCCTTTCGAAGCCGCAGATGGAACTGTCCTGGTGGCGAACTGCGAGATCTATAACGATCCCGCGATACGCGAGAGGCTGCCGGAGGCCCCGTATAAATCCAAATCCGATGCCGAATCGGCCCTGCAATTGTACCGTCATGAAGGGCCTGAATTCGCCCGCGACCTGCGGGGTATGTATGCGACGGCCATTTTCGACAAGTCGAAATCGCAATTGATCTTAAGCCGCGACCCCTTCGGCATCAAACAACTCTATTACACGATCACGCCGGGCTATTTCGCCTTTGCTTCCGAAGCACAGGCTTTGATCGCGGCGGGTCTTGCTGAGCGCGGTCTGAATCCACAGAAGAGGTCCGAGCTTCTTCAACTCAAATTCACGACCGGATCGGAAACGATCTTTCCCGGCATTCACCGCTTATTGCCGGGAGAAACGCTCCTTGTCCAGAACGCCCAAATTGTGAAACGGACGAGGCAGGTGCTGCCTTCCGCATCGGAGGCTGGGAAAGCAAAACCGCAATCAAATCATCTGCAGGCGCTCAACGACGTTCTCACCGACAGCGTGCACGCCCATATACGCTCCGACGTTCCTTATGGACTTTTTCTCTCCGGCGGCATCGATTCCTCGGTGCTTCTGACCTTGATGACGAGGCTAACGGCCAATCCCATCACGGCCTTGACTGCCGTTTTTCCCGATACCCAGGCCACGGACGAAGGAGCCGCAGCGGAAAAAGTCGCAAAAGCTGCCCGCGCCGACCATCACCGCGTTGAGGTCACGCAAGAGGATTTCTGGCATTTGTCCCCTGCCGTCGCGGCAGCCTTGGACGATCCGACGACCGATGCCGCTGCCCTGCCGACCTTTAAACTGGCCCGTTTCGCCCGGTCCCTTGGTCTCAAAGTCGTTCTGAGCGGCGAGGGTTCGGACGAAGTTTTTGGCGGTTATAGCCGCTATCGGCGCGCCGCGCTTTTATGGGGGCTATTCGCGCGCAAATCGCGATCGAGCGGCGTTTTTCGTGATGCGCCGGAGGACACTTTCAAGGGGTGGCGCGACGGACTGGCGAAGACCGAGACAGCCGACAATCTGGCCGGCCTGACCGCCACGCAGCGCCTGCAAGCGATCGATTGCGCGGAATGGCTGCCAAACGATTTGCTGGTCAAATTGGACCGCTGCCTGATGGCCTTTGGCATCGAAGGGCGGACGCCATTTCTTGATCCGATCGTCTCTCCTTTCGCCTTTGCGCTTCCCGACAGGCTCAAAGTCAGGCGCAAGTTTGGCAAATGGTTGCTGCGGGAATGGCTCTCTACGGCGATGCCGCAGGCGGAAGCCTTCAGTCGCAAAAAAGGCTTCAACCCCCCGGTGGGCGAATGGATCGAACTGCACAAGGCAAAACTGGTGGAACTCGTACTGGCGCAGCCAGGCATCGCTGAGATGGAAATCGGCGATCTTGTTCGCTCTAACCTTATGAATGCTACAAGAAATTCCCAAGCGGCCTGGAGTTTGCTTTTCTACGCGCTGTGGCATAGCCACCATATTCTCGGAGTGGATTCGTCAGGCTCGATTGGCGATGTTTTGAGCGCCGCCGCGCGGAGTGGCTAG